The following are encoded together in the Pan troglodytes isolate AG18354 chromosome 6, NHGRI_mPanTro3-v2.0_pri, whole genome shotgun sequence genome:
- the GCC1 gene encoding GRIP and coiled-coil domain-containing protein 1, with translation MEKFGMNFGGGPSKKDLLETIETQKKQLLQYQARLKDVVRAYKSLLKEKEALEASIKVLSVSHEADVGLAGVQLPGLTFPDSVDDRCSTHSEDSTGTATSLDTAASLTSTKGEFGVEDDRPARGPPPPKSEEASWCESGISSSSGDGPFAGGEVDKRLHQLKTQLATLTSSLATVTQEKSRMEASYLADKKKMKQDLEDASNKAEEERARLEGELKGLQEQIAETKARLITQQHDRAQEQSDHALMLRELQKLLQEERTQRQDLELRLEETREALAGRAYAAEQMEGFELQTKQLTREVEELKSELQAIRDEKNQPDPRLQELQEEAARLKSHFQAQLQQEMRKTALAEDQLRQQSKVEEQRVAALENQISEVSELLGTYEKAKQKDQLAIQKLKERILQLDLENKTLALAASSRSPLDSHGEESSLDVNVLKDKMEKLKRLLQVAARKSQVTLDVEKLCDLEIMPSSEAADGEKATALYYQQELKQLKEEFERYKMRAQVVLKSKNTKDGNLGKELEAAQEQLAELKEKYISLRLSCEELEHQHQQEADDWKQELARLQQLHRQELERCQLDFRDRTLKLEEELHKQRDRALAVLTEKDLELEQLRSVALASGLPGRRSPVGGGGPGDPADTSSSDSLTQALQLAAANEPTFFLYAEQLARKEVEITSLRKQKHRLEVEVHQLQDRLLEEGERHREEVAALQSHIEKNIRDQSREGANLEYLKNIIYRFLTLPDSLGRQQTLTAILTILHFSPEEKQVIMRLPTSASWWPSGKR, from the exons ATGGAGAAGTTTGGGATGAATTTCGGGGGCGGCCCGAGCAAGAAAGACTTGCTGGAGACTATAGAGACGCAGAAGAAGCAGCTTCTCCAGTACCAGGCACGGCTCAAGGATGTGGTCCGTGCCTATAAAAGCCTGCTGAAGGAGAAAGAGGCATTAGAGGCCAGCATCAAGGTGCTGTCGGTATCCCACGAGGCAGATGTGGGCCTCGCAGGTGTCCAGCTTCCAGGCCTCACCTTTCCTGACTCTGTGGATGACCGGTGCTCCACTCACAGCGAGGATAGCACTGGGACCGCCACTAGCTTGGATACTGCGGCCAGTCTCACCAGCACCAAGGGTGAGTTTGGGGTAGAAGATGACAGACCGGCCCGTGGACCACCACCTCCAAAGTCCGAAGAGGCCAGTTGGTGCGAGAGTGGCATTAGCAGTAGCAGTGGGGATGGGCCATTTGCAGGTGGGGAGGTGGACAAAAGACTGCACCAGCTGAAGACTCAGTTGGCTACTTTGACCAGTTCTTTGGCCACAGTCACTCAGGAGAAGTCCCGCATGGAGGCTTCTTACTTGGCTGacaagaaaaagatgaaacagGACTTAGAGGATGCCAGTAACAAGGCGGAGGAGGAGAGGGCCCGCCTAGAGGGAGAATTGAAGGGGCTGCAGGAGCAAATAGCAGAAACCAAAGCCCGGCTTATCACGCAGCAGCATGATCGGGCCCAAGAGCAGAGTGACCATGCCTTGATGCTGCGTGAGCTCCAGAAGCTGCTGCAGGAGGAGAGGACCCAGCGCCAGGACTTGGAGCTTAGGTTAGAAGAGACCCGAGAAGCCTTGGCAGGACGAGCATATGCAGCTGAACAGATGGAAGGATTTGAACTGCAGACCAAGCAGCTGACCCGTGAGGTGGAGGAGCTGAAAAGTGAACTGCAGGCCATTCGAGATGAGAAGAATCAGCCAGACCCCCGGCTGCAAGAACTTCAGGAAGAGGCTGCCCGCCTTAAGAGCCATTTCCAGGCTCAGTTACAGCAGGAAATGAGAAAG ACAGCTCTTGCAGAGGATCAACTCCGTCAGCAATCTAAGGTAGAAGAACAGAGGGTGGCAGCCCTGGAGAATCAAATATCCGAGGTGTCTGAGCTGCTAGGCACCTACGAGAAAGCCAAGCAGAAGGACCAGCTGGCCATTCAGAAGCTGAAGGAGCGCATTCTGCAGCTGGACCTGGAGAACAAGACACTGGCTCTAGCAGCCTCCAGCAGGTCCCCTTTAGACAGCCATGGAGAGGAGTCCAGTCTGGATGTCAATGTCCTGAAAGATAAGATGGAGAAGCTGAAGAGGCTGCTGCAGGTTGCGGCCAGGAAAAGCCAGGTGACCCTGGATGTGGAGAAGCTCTGTGACCTGGAGATAATGCCCAGCTCGGAGGCTGCTGATGGGGAGAAGGCTACTGCACTCTATTACCAACAGGAGCTGAAACAGCTGAAGGAAGAGTTTGAGAGGTACAAGATGAGAGCCCAGGTCGTCCTCAAAAGCAAGAATACCAAAGATGGTAACCTGGGAAAGGAGCTGGAGGCAGCCCAGGAACAGCTTGCAGAGCTGAAGGAGAAGTATATTTCCCTGCGGCTCTCCTGCGAGGAGCTGGAGCACCAACACCAGCAGGAGGCTGATGACTGGAAGCAGGAGCTGGCCCGGCTGCAGCAGCTCCACCGGCAGGAGCTGGAGCGGTGCCAGCTGGACTTCAGGGACCGCACACTGAAACTGGAGGAGGAGCTGCACAAGCAGCGGGATCGTGCCCTAGCTGTGCTCACCGAGAAGGACTTGGAACTGGAGCAACTGCGTTCTGTGGCCTTGGCCTCTGGGCTGCCAGGACGCAGAAGTCCTGTGGGTGGTGGCGGTCCTGGGGACCCAGCTGACACATCATCCTCTGATAGCCTGACCCAAGCATTACAACTTGCAGCGGCCAATGAGCCCACTTTCTTTCTGTACGCTGAGCAACTGGCCCGCAAGGAGGTGGAGATCACATCACTGAGGAAGCAGAAGCACAGGCTGGAGGTCGAGGTGCATCAGCTGCAGGATCGGCTGCTGGAGGAGGGCGAACGGCATCGCGAGGAGGTTGCAGCCCTGCAGAGCCACATCGAAAAGAACATCAGGGACCAGAGCAGGGAGGGAGCCAATCTGGAGTACCTCAAAAACATCATCTACCGCTTCCTGACCTTACCTGACTCCCTGGGCCGCCAGCAGACTCTCACAGCCATACTGACTATCTTGCACTTCAGTCCAGAGGAGAAACAAGTGATAATGCGACTCCCAACCAGTGCCAGCTGGTGGCCTTCTGGCAAGAGATGA
- the ARF5 gene encoding ADP-ribosylation factor 5, translated as MGLTVSALFSRIFGKKQMRILMVGLDAAGKTTILYKLKLGEIVTTIPTIGFNVETVEYKNICFTVWDVGGQDKIRPLWRHYFQNTQGLIFVVDSNDRERVQESADELQKMLQEDELRDAVLLVFANKQDMPNAMPVSELTDKLGLQHLRSRTWYVQATCATQGTGLYDGLDWLSHELSKR; from the exons ATGGGCCTCACCGTGTCCGCGCTCTTTTCGCGGATCTTCGGGAAGAAGCAGATGCGGATTCTCATGG TTGGCTTGGATGCGGCTGGCAAGACCACAATCCTGTACAAACTGAAGTTGGGGGAGATTGTCACCACCATCCCAACCATAG GCTTCAATGTAGAAACAGTGGAATATAAGAACATCTGTTTCACAGTCTGGGACGTGGGAGGCCAGGACAAGATTCGGCCTCTGTGGCGGCACTACTTCCAGAACACTCAG GGCCTCATCTTTGTGGTGGACAGTAATGACCGGGAGCGGGTCCAAGAATCTGCTGATGAACTCCAGAAGATG ctGCAGGAGGACGAGCTGCGGGATGCAGTGCTGCTGGTATTTGCCAACAAGCAGGACATGCCCAACGCCATGCCCGTGAGCGAGCTGACTGACAAGCTGGGGCTACAGCACTTACGCAGCCGCACG TGGTATGTCCAGGCCACCTGTGCCACCCAAGGCACAGGTCTGTACGATGGTCTGGACTGGCTGTCCCACGAGCTGTCAAAGCGCTAA